A section of the Vibrio vulnificus CMCP6 genome encodes:
- a CDS encoding phosphopantetheine-binding protein encodes MEVLQNEIKQLIIDALNLEDISIDDIDTEAPLFGDGLGLDSIDALELGLAIKKKYNIVIDADDNNTRQHFASVANLANYISSQTGN; translated from the coding sequence GTGGAAGTACTACAAAATGAAATTAAACAACTGATCATCGATGCACTCAATCTAGAGGACATCTCGATTGATGATATCGACACTGAAGCACCACTGTTTGGTGATGGCTTAGGTCTCGATTCAATCGATGCATTAGAACTTGGTTTGGCTATTAAGAAGAAATACAACATTGTTATTGATGCAGATGACAATAATACTCGTCAGCACTTTGCTTCTGTGGCAAATTTGGCAAACTACATTTCTTCACAAACCGGAAATTAA
- a CDS encoding AMP-binding protein, producing MSHPLPFHSLATLFHHGRAPRHQVAFSLNEHHDWSSFTCHVHSLCEQLKQTEAPRVALCAANSYQFAIGFFALCFSGKAIVLPGNYQPAALNELSCEFDLLLCDEEVGSHLRQAYQLISDTHSTCKPALFPHLSLEQVVLTLFTSGSSGTPKAIRKTLQQLDSEIAVLEQLFGQQLQDCRIESTVSHQHIYGLLFRVLWPLCAGRAFAQTNLEYPEQLVAHASDHTALISSPALLKRLTSEHHSSPFACVFSSGGPLSYEAAMHAQTLFSQTPWEVFGSTETGGIACRQQHQANTPWQLFPGIDVELNQENCLRLRSPHIDGENWYQTADECEMVSERQFLLKGRTDRVIKLEEKRISLVEVEKRLDHLDWINESVVIPMTESDRLTLVAAIVLTSAGTAKLNELGKGKFWLMLRGELRQWLEPIAIPRRYRVVSEIPLNSQGKRLTNQIEQLFH from the coding sequence ATGAGTCACCCTCTACCATTTCATTCACTCGCCACGTTGTTTCATCACGGCAGAGCTCCACGACACCAAGTCGCGTTTTCCCTGAATGAACACCATGATTGGTCATCGTTCACGTGCCACGTGCATTCACTTTGCGAGCAATTGAAGCAAACAGAAGCTCCACGAGTTGCCCTGTGCGCCGCCAACAGCTACCAATTTGCCATTGGTTTTTTTGCGCTGTGTTTTAGTGGCAAAGCCATTGTGTTACCTGGAAATTATCAACCAGCGGCGTTGAATGAGCTCAGTTGCGAGTTTGATCTCTTATTGTGTGATGAGGAAGTGGGAAGCCACTTGCGCCAAGCGTACCAATTAATATCGGACACGCACAGCACGTGCAAACCCGCCTTGTTTCCACACTTGTCACTTGAACAAGTGGTGCTCACCTTATTTACCTCGGGCTCCAGTGGAACACCAAAGGCGATTCGCAAAACGCTGCAACAGTTAGATAGTGAAATCGCTGTGTTAGAGCAATTGTTTGGTCAGCAGTTACAAGACTGCCGCATTGAAAGCACCGTTTCTCATCAACATATTTACGGTTTGCTTTTCCGTGTACTTTGGCCTCTTTGTGCAGGTCGTGCCTTCGCTCAAACCAACTTAGAGTATCCCGAACAGCTTGTCGCACACGCCAGTGACCACACCGCGCTCATCAGCAGCCCTGCACTGCTTAAGCGATTAACCTCCGAGCATCACTCTTCGCCATTTGCGTGTGTCTTTTCATCTGGCGGCCCGTTAAGTTACGAAGCGGCGATGCACGCTCAAACGCTGTTTTCACAGACACCTTGGGAGGTGTTCGGCAGTACAGAAACGGGGGGCATTGCTTGCCGTCAACAGCATCAAGCCAACACACCATGGCAACTCTTTCCTGGCATTGATGTCGAGCTCAATCAAGAGAACTGTTTGCGTCTGCGCTCTCCGCACATTGATGGAGAGAACTGGTATCAAACCGCCGACGAATGTGAAATGGTCAGCGAACGTCAATTCTTGTTGAAAGGGCGTACCGATCGCGTGATCAAGCTGGAAGAGAAGCGAATTTCACTGGTCGAAGTAGAAAAGCGCCTTGATCATCTCGACTGGATTAACGAAAGCGTGGTCATCCCCATGACAGAATCTGACAGATTAACCTTGGTGGCTGCGATAGTATTAACCTCAGCAGGTACAGCGAAACTCAATGAGCTTGGTAAAGGCAAGTTTTGGCTTATGCTGAGAGGGGAATTGCGACAATGGTTAGAGCCGATCGCCATTCCACGTCGCTACCGAGTTGTCAGTGAAATTCCTTTGAACAGCCAAGGGAAGAGACTGACCAACCAAATAGAACAACTTTTTCATTAG
- a CDS encoding HAL/PAL/TAL family ammonia-lyase yields the protein MTMQAENNITFGQGRLTIEDVAAIAQGAKATLNNSVEFTAKIDRGVAFLERLLKEEGVIYGVTTGYGDSCTVAIPPQLVEELPLHLTRFHGCGLGKILTHEQARAVLATRLCSLSQGVSGVSHDLLNQIVTLINHDISPRIPEEGSVGASGDLTPLSYLAAALVGEREVIYQGEERATAEVYAELGIQPIKLRPKEGLALMNGTSVMTALACLAYKRAEYLAQLSTKITAMVSVAMHGNDFHFDEALFAVKPHPGQQQIAAWLRDDLKADKPPRNSDRLQDRYSLRCAPHVIGVVQDSLPWLRQMIENELNSANDNPIIDGDNERVLHGGHFYGGHIAMAMDTLKTGIANLADLLDRQMAQLMDYKFNNGLPFNLSGAEGERKPINHGFKAVQIGISAWTAEALKHTMPASVFSRSTECHNQDKVSMGTIAARDCLRVLELTEQVAAASLLAATQGIEIRRRRGELDENHMSDRLKAICSSVLNEFEFVTEDRPLEKDLRQFIAHIQQRHWSLY from the coding sequence ATGACGATGCAAGCAGAAAATAATATTACCTTTGGCCAAGGCAGACTGACGATTGAGGATGTTGCGGCGATCGCTCAAGGCGCAAAGGCCACGTTAAACAACTCAGTTGAATTTACCGCCAAAATCGACCGCGGTGTCGCCTTTCTAGAACGCCTTCTTAAAGAAGAAGGGGTGATCTATGGCGTCACCACTGGATACGGCGACTCTTGTACAGTCGCGATACCGCCTCAATTGGTTGAAGAATTGCCCCTTCACCTAACGCGCTTTCACGGCTGTGGCTTAGGCAAAATTCTCACCCATGAGCAAGCGCGCGCGGTGCTTGCTACACGTCTGTGTTCTTTATCACAAGGCGTTTCGGGCGTAAGTCATGACTTACTTAATCAGATCGTAACTTTGATTAATCACGATATTTCACCTCGCATTCCTGAAGAAGGTTCGGTAGGGGCCAGTGGCGATCTGACTCCCCTTTCCTACCTTGCTGCAGCGCTGGTTGGTGAGCGAGAAGTGATCTACCAAGGTGAAGAGCGTGCAACCGCCGAGGTTTACGCCGAACTGGGCATCCAACCGATTAAACTGCGTCCTAAAGAGGGCTTGGCGCTCATGAACGGCACATCAGTGATGACCGCGTTAGCTTGCCTTGCCTACAAACGCGCGGAGTATCTAGCGCAGCTCAGCACCAAAATCACCGCAATGGTCTCTGTGGCCATGCACGGTAATGACTTCCATTTTGATGAAGCGCTCTTTGCAGTCAAACCTCATCCTGGCCAACAACAGATCGCCGCTTGGTTGCGAGATGACTTGAAAGCCGATAAGCCACCACGCAACAGTGACCGTCTGCAAGATCGTTACTCATTACGCTGTGCGCCGCACGTGATTGGTGTTGTCCAAGATTCACTACCTTGGTTGCGCCAAATGATCGAAAACGAGCTCAACAGCGCCAATGACAACCCAATCATCGATGGTGACAACGAACGTGTTTTACACGGCGGTCACTTCTATGGTGGTCACATTGCCATGGCAATGGACACACTGAAAACCGGTATTGCCAACCTCGCGGATCTGCTCGATCGTCAAATGGCACAATTGATGGATTACAAGTTCAACAATGGCTTACCATTTAACTTGAGCGGTGCCGAAGGGGAACGCAAGCCCATCAACCATGGCTTTAAAGCGGTGCAAATTGGTATTTCTGCCTGGACCGCAGAAGCGCTCAAGCACACCATGCCTGCCAGTGTATTCTCGCGCTCTACCGAGTGTCACAACCAAGACAAAGTGAGCATGGGGACTATCGCTGCCCGCGATTGTTTGCGAGTATTGGAACTGACCGAACAGGTGGCAGCCGCGTCTCTACTTGCTGCAACGCAAGGGATCGAAATTCGCCGCCGTCGTGGTGAACTGGACGAAAACCACATGAGCGATCGCCTAAAAGCCATCTGCAGCTCGGTACTCAATGAGTTTGAATTTGTCACTGAAGATCGCCCATTGGAAAAAGATCTACGCCAGTTCATCGCTCACATTCAACAGCGTCATTGGTCACTGTATTAA
- a CDS encoding septation protein IspZ, translating into MRTLLTVLSAIVLLTYPFAVYFGIDKLGLEVVALLLGIVFLLRILSGHQAKLKEFKQLAVISGVIGVMLVTLGAIFKQQGWLTFYPVIVNLAMLTLFASSLTQPQTIIERLARLQEPELPESGVRYTRTVTKVWCWFFLINASIALYTCFQSLQVWTLYNGLISYLAAGSLFAGEWIVRQFVRKD; encoded by the coding sequence ATGCGCACATTGCTGACAGTTTTGTCTGCAATTGTATTGCTTACCTACCCTTTTGCCGTCTATTTCGGTATCGATAAGCTTGGCTTAGAAGTGGTCGCACTCCTTTTAGGCATTGTGTTTCTGCTCAGAATCCTTTCCGGCCATCAAGCCAAGCTTAAAGAATTCAAACAACTTGCGGTGATAAGCGGAGTGATCGGTGTGATGCTGGTTACGCTAGGCGCGATATTCAAACAGCAAGGTTGGCTGACGTTTTATCCCGTGATCGTTAACCTCGCCATGTTGACGCTTTTTGCCTCGAGTTTAACTCAGCCTCAAACGATTATAGAGCGATTGGCTCGTCTACAAGAGCCCGAGTTACCCGAAAGTGGCGTTCGTTATACTCGCACAGTCACGAAAGTGTGGTGTTGGTTTTTTCTCATCAATGCAAGTATCGCTTTATACACCTGTTTTCAATCACTACAGGTGTGGACACTGTATAACGGCTTGATTAGCTATTTAGCCGCCGGAAGTTTATTTGCTGGGGAATGGATCGTTCGCCAGTTTGTTCGCAAGGACTGA
- a CDS encoding acyl-CoA thioesterase, with amino-acid sequence MTDVLYPLEAEVTLVTSFQDADPMGVIYHGNYFRFFEEARRVMMEKIDYGYQQMSASGFMWPVIDVQVKYVRAIPFNHAIRVKATLSEWENRLRVHYQIFDAATGQRMCKAHTTQVAVSIEDQEMRLASPSVFLERVHQWHQNGAYLC; translated from the coding sequence ATGACAGACGTACTTTATCCACTAGAAGCTGAGGTAACTTTGGTGACCTCGTTTCAAGATGCCGACCCTATGGGGGTTATCTATCACGGTAATTACTTCCGATTTTTTGAAGAAGCAAGACGTGTGATGATGGAGAAAATCGATTATGGCTATCAACAAATGAGCGCGTCAGGATTCATGTGGCCAGTGATTGATGTTCAGGTAAAGTACGTCCGAGCCATTCCTTTTAATCACGCAATTCGCGTCAAAGCGACGCTGAGCGAATGGGAAAATCGCTTACGAGTGCATTATCAAATCTTTGATGCCGCCACTGGGCAACGCATGTGTAAAGCGCATACCACTCAGGTCGCCGTCAGCATTGAAGATCAAGAGATGCGATTAGCATCGCCCTCGGTGTTTCTCGAACGCGTCCATCAATGGCATCAAAACGGAGCGTACCTATGCTAA
- a CDS encoding acyl carrier protein, producing the protein MSEVNQQAVFEQVKAALIELFELEEDDIQPDAHLYQDLDLDSIDAVDLVVHLQKVTGKKIQPEEFKAVRTVQDVVDAVVELVKE; encoded by the coding sequence ATGTCAGAAGTTAATCAACAAGCCGTATTTGAGCAGGTTAAAGCCGCTCTGATTGAACTATTTGAACTAGAAGAAGACGACATCCAACCGGATGCTCATCTTTATCAGGACCTAGACCTGGATAGCATTGATGCCGTTGATCTGGTCGTTCATCTGCAGAAAGTGACAGGAAAGAAAATCCAACCCGAAGAGTTTAAAGCGGTACGCACGGTTCAAGACGTCGTTGACGCTGTCGTTGAACTTGTAAAGGAATAA
- a CDS encoding 3-hydroxyacyl-ACP dehydratase: MSTKRKPTVLASQVDGHSATLQLRVDHDLLDFSGHFTHFPLLPGVTQIDWAMFYGQTLLQCPAAFKGMEVIKFQEPILPDAQVTLSLVWDESKAKLQFSYTSSRDGERVSHSSGKMKLGASSD; the protein is encoded by the coding sequence ATGAGTACAAAAAGAAAGCCAACCGTTCTTGCCAGTCAGGTCGACGGACACAGTGCCACATTACAGCTGCGCGTTGATCATGATCTGCTGGATTTTTCTGGTCATTTCACTCACTTTCCCTTGCTACCGGGTGTCACACAAATCGACTGGGCGATGTTCTATGGTCAAACGCTGTTGCAGTGCCCTGCCGCATTTAAAGGAATGGAAGTCATCAAGTTCCAAGAACCCATTCTGCCCGATGCGCAAGTAACACTCTCGCTCGTTTGGGATGAGAGCAAAGCGAAACTGCAATTTAGCTATACATCCTCTCGAGATGGCGAACGTGTATCTCACTCATCAGGCAAGATGAAACTAGGGGCGAGCAGTGACTGA
- a CDS encoding glycosyltransferase family 2 protein has product MTDYQACFLIPCYNHGETIGQVIDSLQEFALPVIIVDDGSNFATQTQLEQQATRDKVYLIRLAENQGKGGAVMAGIRYAQQLGFTHTIQIDSDGQHDLQALPKLLNASKMHPQRLISGQPIYDESVPKSRLYGRYVTHVWVWIETLSMSIQDSMCGFRAYPVDKTVAVLDKYRLGTRMDFDIEILVRMYWEGVDIDFIETRVIYPEGGISHFDALWDNVKISWMHTKLFFGMLPRAPKLMMRKHPDAKNNVHWSKQQERGTVLGIKLLLAVYSLLGRTTFNLILRVVMAYYHATGKQAKQASQRYLDQLEQYAREKRIELPDNLTSYNHLLSFGHTMLDKLAAWKGDFSAQNLTIHGQNQFDKMIENQQGVVILGSHLGNIELCRALSRRHTHVKINALVFTEHAERFNAVMKAVNPNSELNLIQVSHLGPDTAILLQQKIEQGEWVVIVGDRTSTSKETRAVWADFLGKPAPFPQGPFMLASILKAPVYLLFGLRDDSSSTPHFDVYFEHFSDKIVLPRKERQTALEMVVQQYAQRLEHYTLQAPLQWYNFFDFWNLTDQQHDDASRK; this is encoded by the coding sequence GTGACTGACTATCAAGCTTGTTTTCTCATCCCTTGTTACAACCATGGTGAAACCATTGGTCAGGTGATCGACTCGCTGCAAGAGTTTGCGCTGCCAGTGATCATCGTTGATGATGGCAGCAATTTCGCCACACAAACGCAACTCGAGCAGCAAGCAACACGCGACAAGGTATACCTGATCCGCTTAGCCGAAAACCAAGGCAAAGGCGGCGCCGTCATGGCGGGTATCCGCTATGCACAACAACTTGGCTTTACGCACACCATTCAAATCGACTCGGATGGGCAACATGATCTGCAAGCGCTGCCAAAGTTGCTAAACGCCTCAAAAATGCATCCTCAGCGCTTGATATCAGGGCAGCCAATTTATGACGAGAGCGTCCCTAAATCTCGCTTGTATGGCCGTTACGTGACTCATGTTTGGGTGTGGATTGAGACACTCTCCATGAGCATCCAAGACAGCATGTGCGGCTTTCGCGCCTACCCAGTGGACAAAACCGTCGCGGTTTTGGACAAATATCGCCTTGGCACACGCATGGATTTTGACATCGAAATCCTCGTTCGCATGTACTGGGAAGGGGTGGACATTGATTTCATTGAAACTCGCGTGATCTACCCTGAAGGTGGCATTTCGCATTTTGATGCGCTTTGGGACAACGTTAAAATCAGTTGGATGCATACGAAGCTCTTTTTTGGCATGCTGCCAAGAGCCCCGAAGTTGATGATGCGCAAACATCCTGATGCGAAAAACAATGTGCATTGGTCCAAGCAGCAAGAGCGAGGCACGGTACTGGGCATTAAACTGCTGCTAGCGGTCTACTCGCTGCTAGGGCGAACGACCTTCAATCTGATCTTGCGTGTTGTGATGGCTTATTATCATGCGACGGGCAAACAAGCCAAGCAAGCATCGCAACGCTATCTCGACCAACTGGAGCAATACGCCAGAGAAAAGCGTATTGAACTCCCGGATAATCTCACCAGTTACAACCATTTGCTCTCTTTTGGCCATACCATGCTGGATAAACTGGCGGCTTGGAAAGGCGATTTTTCAGCGCAAAATTTGACTATCCACGGGCAAAATCAGTTCGACAAAATGATTGAGAACCAGCAAGGTGTGGTTATTCTCGGTTCGCATTTGGGCAACATTGAGCTGTGTCGAGCCTTAAGCCGACGTCATACCCACGTCAAAATCAATGCCTTGGTCTTTACTGAGCACGCAGAGCGTTTTAATGCGGTGATGAAAGCGGTTAACCCCAATTCTGAGCTCAATCTGATTCAAGTGAGCCATTTGGGGCCTGATACCGCTATCTTGCTACAACAGAAAATTGAGCAAGGCGAATGGGTCGTCATTGTGGGTGATCGCACCTCCACCAGCAAAGAAACACGCGCCGTTTGGGCTGATTTTCTTGGCAAGCCTGCCCCATTCCCACAAGGGCCATTTATGTTGGCTTCGATTCTCAAAGCGCCTGTGTATTTACTCTTTGGCCTGCGTGACGATTCCAGCAGTACCCCCCATTTTGATGTCTACTTCGAACATTTTAGCGACAAAATTGTTCTGCCTCGCAAAGAGAGACAAACCGCTTTGGAAATGGTTGTGCAACAGTACGCACAACGTTTAGAACATTACACACTGCAGGCTCCTCTGCAGTGGTATAACTTTTTTGATTTTTGGAACCTAACAGATCAGCAACATGACGATGCAAGCAGAAAATAA
- a CDS encoding DUF3261 domain-containing protein produces the protein MIRQLVLCLLLALSITACSMQPRMQSTQIEIADQTFVTLPQPSELGLDVTASQLITATWQTDTGTQTQQLPVQLQVDQNKLVLAGFSSWGTRLLSLTYQDNHIETQVLNGLENTLPQPEQVLFNLMITLWPEQAWEAPLNQVKWQLIDRDNQRTIIDNHGNTIIVIDYEQGRSFAGPIRFHSLLNDYKIEIQTLNYQLSDAK, from the coding sequence ATGATAAGACAGCTTGTCCTCTGCCTGTTGTTGGCGCTCTCCATCACGGCATGCAGCATGCAACCTCGCATGCAAAGCACTCAAATTGAGATTGCCGATCAAACGTTTGTCACGCTCCCACAGCCGAGTGAGCTCGGCTTGGATGTGACGGCAAGCCAATTGATCACCGCGACATGGCAAACCGACACCGGCACACAAACTCAGCAATTGCCCGTCCAACTGCAAGTTGACCAAAACAAACTGGTTTTGGCTGGTTTTTCTTCGTGGGGAACACGTTTGTTGTCTCTCACCTACCAAGATAATCATATTGAAACACAAGTATTGAATGGCTTAGAAAATACCCTACCTCAACCCGAGCAGGTACTTTTTAATCTGATGATCACGCTGTGGCCTGAACAAGCTTGGGAAGCGCCATTAAATCAGGTAAAGTGGCAACTCATTGACCGAGATAATCAGCGCACCATTATCGATAACCATGGCAACACGATCATTGTGATTGATTACGAGCAAGGCCGAAGTTTTGCTGGCCCAATTCGTTTTCACTCGCTGTTAAACGACTATAAAATCGAGATTCAAACCCTGAATTATCAGTTATCGGACGCGAAATAG
- a CDS encoding MMPL family transporter, with protein sequence MAVIMAGLLLSYLWFAQATAPIETDILKLLPKNQQNPVAEQAFERIAETMGNKVIFIVSGDEIDKVYQASDALTQQLTQSGYFAQVMGQIPQDTQQQWAKYYFEHRFQFLTEQQRERLSQQPQQQVQQVLQALYNPFAGVTGSELQNDPFLLFREYLNQLSSLSGQFKVKHNYLSLEKEGRLYVLISAELQDSPYSVAAQRSVSEILQWEAQIHQTFGTEIAHTGVLFYADFGTQSAKQEISTIGVVSLLGIVLLILLVFRSVTPLFLSLLSIGIGLLMALTITIAIFGKVHLFSLVFGASLIGVSIDYAFHYLTDRLAAGSRWNATAGLKHIFTAITFGLVTSLIGYLGLLIAPFPGLQQLALFSATGLIAAYLTVVAWYPWLAVKPSADRPLLGLPLYQRWLSAWRKPKLAIGLPVAIAVISVAALTQVHYDDDIRQLQALPASLKSQEAQIAQLTGLQSSQQMLVVTADNDSALMERLEQITKLLDGWQQQGVLAGYQSLSQYLSSESQQRADYQLVETLYQTQAAQLSRTLGLPATAELDQPFVPISLQDYLKAAVSEPVRFLALGKVDNKTAAAILLKDLQQPEVVMTFAQQHSDVSYLDKAQEISSLFNQYRVKVMELLVAAMAVIFALLCWRYGFRHSLTMMLPCVIACIAGLAVSVVTGSSLNLFSLLALVLVIGIGIDYTLFFAEQQGSHSTLLAVTLSAITTLLSFGLLALSATHAIHSFGLTVLSGIFVAWLLAPMAIPNQEKKP encoded by the coding sequence ATGGCCGTGATCATGGCCGGTTTGTTGCTGAGCTATCTCTGGTTTGCGCAAGCAACGGCGCCAATCGAAACCGATATTTTAAAACTGCTGCCTAAAAATCAGCAAAATCCAGTAGCAGAACAAGCGTTTGAGCGCATTGCGGAGACGATGGGCAACAAGGTGATTTTTATCGTATCGGGCGATGAGATCGATAAAGTTTACCAAGCAAGCGATGCGCTCACACAGCAGCTCACTCAAAGCGGTTATTTTGCCCAAGTGATGGGCCAAATCCCTCAAGATACCCAGCAACAATGGGCGAAATATTACTTCGAACACCGTTTCCAATTTTTAACTGAGCAACAAAGAGAACGGCTCAGCCAACAACCGCAACAGCAGGTGCAGCAGGTATTGCAAGCCCTCTACAACCCTTTTGCTGGTGTTACGGGGAGCGAGCTACAAAACGATCCTTTTCTGTTGTTTCGAGAGTATTTGAACCAACTCTCGTCATTATCTGGCCAGTTCAAAGTTAAACATAACTATCTGAGTTTAGAAAAAGAGGGGCGCTTGTATGTGCTGATCAGCGCTGAGCTTCAAGACTCCCCATACAGCGTTGCGGCGCAGCGTTCAGTGTCAGAAATCTTACAGTGGGAAGCGCAAATTCATCAAACATTTGGCACTGAGATAGCCCACACTGGGGTCTTGTTTTATGCTGATTTTGGTACCCAAAGCGCCAAGCAAGAAATCAGCACCATCGGTGTTGTTTCACTGCTGGGTATTGTGTTGCTCATCCTGCTGGTTTTTCGCAGTGTGACCCCATTGTTTCTGTCACTACTCTCGATTGGCATCGGACTTTTGATGGCACTCACCATCACCATTGCGATTTTTGGCAAAGTACATCTCTTTAGCTTGGTGTTTGGTGCCAGCTTAATCGGCGTCTCGATTGACTATGCTTTTCACTATCTGACCGACCGATTGGCGGCTGGTTCGCGTTGGAACGCCACAGCAGGGCTCAAGCATATCTTCACCGCAATCACCTTTGGCCTAGTGACAAGCTTAATTGGCTATTTGGGTCTCCTTATTGCCCCATTCCCGGGATTGCAACAATTGGCGCTGTTTTCCGCCACTGGCCTCATCGCCGCTTATCTCACTGTGGTGGCTTGGTATCCTTGGTTGGCCGTCAAACCCTCGGCAGATAGACCACTTCTCGGCTTGCCACTTTATCAACGCTGGCTAAGCGCGTGGCGAAAGCCCAAACTGGCGATTGGCTTGCCCGTGGCGATCGCCGTCATCAGCGTCGCCGCCTTAACCCAAGTGCATTACGACGACGATATTCGCCAATTGCAGGCACTACCTGCCTCTCTCAAATCACAAGAAGCGCAGATCGCCCAACTGACGGGGCTCCAATCCTCACAACAAATGTTGGTTGTCACCGCAGATAACGACTCCGCCTTGATGGAGCGCTTGGAACAGATCACCAAACTACTCGATGGTTGGCAGCAGCAAGGCGTGCTGGCGGGCTATCAGAGCCTGTCTCAATACCTGAGTTCAGAATCGCAGCAGCGGGCCGATTACCAACTCGTCGAAACCCTGTACCAAACTCAGGCGGCGCAACTGTCACGGACTCTTGGGTTACCCGCCACCGCAGAGCTCGACCAACCATTTGTGCCAATTTCGCTGCAAGACTACCTCAAGGCAGCCGTATCCGAACCTGTACGTTTCCTTGCTTTGGGCAAAGTGGACAACAAAACGGCCGCAGCCATTTTACTGAAAGATCTTCAGCAGCCCGAGGTCGTGATGACATTTGCACAGCAACACAGCGATGTCTCTTACCTCGATAAGGCACAAGAAATTTCGAGCTTGTTCAATCAGTATCGCGTCAAAGTAATGGAGTTACTGGTTGCAGCTATGGCGGTGATTTTTGCTTTATTGTGCTGGCGTTATGGCTTCCGACACAGCCTAACCATGATGCTGCCTTGTGTTATCGCCTGTATCGCAGGACTGGCGGTTTCTGTTGTCACCGGTTCAAGTTTGAACTTGTTTAGCTTACTGGCACTGGTACTGGTTATTGGTATCGGCATTGATTACACCTTGTTCTTTGCGGAGCAACAAGGCAGCCATAGCACGCTCCTCGCCGTCACCTTATCGGCCATCACCACTTTATTGTCGTTTGGTTTATTGGCCTTGAGTGCCACGCATGCCATTCACAGCTTTGGGCTAACCGTGCTAAGCGGTATCTTTGTCGCTTGGTTGTTGGCACCGATGGCCATTCCCAATCAAGAGAAAAAACCATGA
- a CDS encoding outer membrane lipoprotein carrier protein LolA, producing the protein MASKRSVPMLMSWRQHTLTLWLLVCTLFSPLSWAQVSNLDELQAQLSKHDLVRGQFTQQRHLEMFNQPLSSQGQFVLDKSHGLLWQQQTPFPVNLVLTQDKLRQNFAGQAPQVITAEQNPMAFYFSRIFLSVFHGDTSALQREFELTLHVDDNGWQLDLTPTAAPLNAVFSKITLRGNEEIDQLELVEKRGDRTDIQFSQQTHTPEQLSETEQKQFAF; encoded by the coding sequence ATGGCATCAAAACGGAGCGTACCTATGCTAATGTCATGGCGACAACACACGCTCACTTTGTGGCTACTGGTTTGCACACTGTTTTCTCCGCTGAGCTGGGCCCAAGTGAGCAACCTAGATGAATTGCAAGCGCAGCTTTCCAAACACGATCTGGTGCGAGGCCAGTTCACCCAACAACGCCATTTGGAAATGTTTAACCAACCCTTGAGTTCTCAAGGGCAATTTGTGTTAGACAAAAGCCATGGTCTGTTGTGGCAACAACAAACCCCCTTCCCTGTGAATTTGGTTTTAACGCAAGACAAACTGCGACAAAATTTTGCTGGGCAAGCACCACAAGTGATCACGGCAGAGCAAAACCCAATGGCGTTTTACTTCAGCCGCATTTTTCTCTCCGTGTTTCATGGAGATACCTCCGCTTTGCAGCGCGAGTTCGAGTTGACGTTACACGTTGACGACAATGGATGGCAGCTCGACCTGACACCGACGGCAGCCCCTTTAAATGCGGTATTCAGCAAAATTACCCTCAGAGGTAACGAAGAAATTGACCAACTGGAACTGGTGGAAAAACGTGGCGATCGCACCGATATTCAATTTTCACAGCAAACGCACACCCCAGAACAGTTGAGCGAAACGGAGCAAAAGCAGTTTGCGTTTTAA